One window of Tepidanaerobacter acetatoxydans Re1 genomic DNA carries:
- a CDS encoding YhfT family protein, protein MNTVVIAAIGALAAILANRGIAVFNDGLRPIMPEYIEGRMTKAELASTSFAMCFGLVVGFGIPVSIGASILLIHSILLGTDIIGTWAPKGAAGDIISGTIGALYGVGLLAGLQWIVNLFKILPVNIFDAMSAIGSPVTMAFAAFPALAVALQQGVKKGFITLAVSGFIRVLIVRFSPITVGSSEIALNPDGMAMLAGMVILIIFASQEKSSGETGLAAIFSERVARIKKNVWILAIMGALVAMGTALHLVAGDPISLNLVKEMKYTDAAMAALARAIGFVPLVATTAITTGVYGPVGMTFIFAAALFVNNPFVAAILGFIIIFAEVYLLSSIAGFLDKFPGIRNSADNIRTAMSQLLEIALLVGGINAANLMIPGLGVFLVIGIYLLNEAAGRPIVRMAIGPIGAILVGIIVNILAVIGLYIPPAA, encoded by the coding sequence ATGAACACTGTTGTTATAGCAGCCATTGGGGCGCTTGCCGCCATTTTGGCAAATAGAGGAATAGCAGTATTTAATGATGGATTAAGGCCAATAATGCCTGAATATATTGAAGGACGAATGACAAAAGCAGAACTAGCATCTACGAGCTTTGCGATGTGTTTTGGTCTAGTAGTAGGATTTGGAATTCCGGTTTCAATAGGTGCTTCTATTCTTTTGATTCACAGTATACTCTTAGGTACTGATATCATCGGGACTTGGGCACCTAAAGGCGCTGCCGGTGATATTATTTCAGGTACTATAGGAGCATTATATGGAGTTGGACTTTTAGCAGGACTTCAGTGGATCGTAAATTTGTTTAAGATACTACCGGTAAATATTTTTGATGCCATGAGTGCCATAGGATCGCCGGTAACAATGGCGTTTGCAGCCTTTCCGGCATTAGCGGTGGCGCTGCAGCAAGGCGTTAAAAAAGGATTTATTACACTGGCAGTATCAGGATTTATCAGGGTATTAATTGTGAGATTTAGTCCTATAACTGTCGGAAGCTCCGAAATTGCTCTTAATCCAGATGGTATGGCGATGCTTGCAGGAATGGTGATTCTAATTATTTTTGCATCTCAAGAAAAATCAAGCGGTGAAACCGGTTTAGCAGCTATTTTCAGCGAGAGAGTTGCAAGAATCAAGAAAAATGTTTGGATATTGGCGATTATGGGGGCACTGGTGGCTATGGGGACAGCTTTGCACTTAGTAGCCGGTGATCCAATCTCTTTGAATCTTGTAAAAGAGATGAAATACACCGATGCAGCGATGGCAGCTTTAGCTAGAGCTATAGGATTTGTGCCATTGGTAGCTACAACGGCGATAACAACCGGCGTCTATGGCCCGGTGGGTATGACTTTTATTTTTGCTGCTGCTCTTTTTGTAAATAATCCCTTCGTTGCAGCTATACTTGGATTTATTATAATATTCGCCGAAGTATATTTATTAAGCAGTATAGCCGGTTTCTTGGATAAATTCCCCGGTATAAGAAATTCTGCAGATAACATAAGAACGGCTATGAGTCAGCTTTTAGAGATAGCGCTTTTGGTGGGCGGCATCAATGCTGCAAATTTGATGATTCCGGGATTGGGCGTATTCTTGGTCATTGGAATTTATTTGCTGAATGAAGCAGCGGGAAGACCGATAGTTCGGATGGCTATTGGGCCCATAGGAGCTATTTTAGTAGGGATAATAGTAAACATCTTAGCGGTGATTGGACTTTATATACCGCCGGCTGCCTAA
- the yhfZ gene encoding GntR family transcriptional regulator YhfZ has translation MINKELLTKNGIAVLKLAREFISLKKDDRIEPVGVYAEKFHLGRGTIQSALRFLEETGAVKLEPKGHLGTFIEGLDYRKLWDVAGLGSVTGAMPLPYSRRYEGLATGIYKAFEKSGIPFNMAYMRGGYKRLEALEQSKYDFIIISKLAADMGVLSGKDIEMVIDFGNYSYVKDHKVLFANPEDSEIRDGMRVALDKSSPDHFILTTYECEGKEVKYVELTYNQILKSLLDKKVDAAIWNIDEIEDRNLSISYFDLKNLKAVKLKEDNTKAVLVTKKSEWGLRDILRNVIDKQYVIEIQKKVLEGKMLPNY, from the coding sequence TTGATAAACAAAGAATTATTGACTAAAAACGGAATAGCTGTTTTAAAATTAGCAAGAGAATTTATTTCACTAAAAAAGGATGACCGAATTGAGCCGGTAGGAGTTTATGCTGAGAAATTCCATCTGGGACGAGGCACCATTCAATCTGCTTTACGATTCTTGGAAGAAACCGGAGCTGTAAAGCTTGAGCCGAAAGGTCACCTGGGTACATTTATTGAAGGCTTAGATTACCGAAAGTTATGGGACGTGGCAGGCTTGGGAAGTGTTACAGGCGCCATGCCTCTTCCGTATTCAAGAAGATACGAAGGACTTGCTACCGGCATTTATAAGGCATTTGAAAAATCCGGCATTCCCTTTAATATGGCATACATGAGAGGCGGATATAAAAGGCTGGAAGCTTTGGAACAATCAAAGTATGATTTTATAATTATCTCGAAACTGGCTGCTGATATGGGTGTTTTATCAGGGAAAGATATTGAAATGGTTATAGATTTCGGCAATTATTCATATGTAAAAGACCACAAAGTATTGTTCGCAAATCCTGAAGACAGTGAAATTAGAGATGGCATGAGGGTTGCACTGGATAAGAGCTCACCGGATCATTTTATACTTACAACTTATGAATGTGAAGGCAAAGAAGTTAAATATGTTGAGCTTACGTATAATCAGATCTTAAAAAGCTTGCTTGATAAGAAAGTTGATGCAGCTATTTGGAATATAGATGAGATTGAAGATAGAAATTTAAGCATATCTTATTTTGATTTAAAAAATCTTAAGGCTGTAAAACTAAAAGAAGACAATACAAAAGCAGTATTGGTTACCAAAAAATCCGAATGGGGTTTAAGGGATATTCTAAGAAATGTCATTGATAAACAATATGTTATTGAAATACAAAAAAAGGTATTAGAAGGAAAAATGCTGCCAAATTATTAA
- a CDS encoding phosphotriesterase has translation MDTVLGKTDKLGRTLMHEHLTIDLSAKKDADANLNDDEAMIEDMETLKAHGIDTIVDVTNLGMGRDIARMIAISERSGINVVAATGFYKTTFFPKMVYEKNVEELSTFMINEIVNGIDKTEIKARIIGEIGTSQDAFTNEEKKVFQAAAYAHKITGVPITTHTTLGKLGLKQIELFEKNGVDLEKVIIGHVDLNPDIDYYFKVLEKGCYIGFDTIGKNSYQPDTLRASNLCKLIERGYASRIVLSLDITRKSQLKKYGGYGRSYILESFVPMLLRNGINQKDIDMMMIENPRRVFGGR, from the coding sequence ATGGATACTGTCTTAGGTAAAACAGATAAATTAGGTCGAACCCTAATGCACGAGCATTTAACAATAGATCTTTCCGCAAAAAAAGATGCTGATGCAAATCTAAATGATGATGAAGCCATGATTGAAGATATGGAGACGTTAAAAGCACATGGTATAGATACAATTGTAGACGTTACAAATTTGGGTATGGGCAGAGATATTGCCAGGATGATAGCAATATCTGAGAGATCAGGCATAAATGTTGTAGCTGCTACGGGATTTTACAAAACCACGTTTTTCCCCAAAATGGTATATGAAAAGAACGTAGAAGAACTTTCAACTTTTATGATAAACGAAATAGTAAATGGCATAGATAAGACTGAGATAAAAGCGAGGATAATAGGAGAAATAGGCACCAGTCAAGATGCATTTACTAATGAAGAAAAAAAGGTGTTTCAAGCTGCCGCCTATGCCCATAAAATTACTGGCGTTCCTATAACAACACATACAACTTTAGGAAAACTAGGTTTAAAGCAAATAGAATTGTTCGAAAAAAACGGTGTGGATTTGGAAAAGGTTATTATAGGACACGTCGATTTAAACCCAGACATAGATTATTATTTCAAGGTTTTAGAGAAAGGTTGTTATATTGGATTTGATACTATAGGTAAAAATAGTTATCAACCCGATACGCTCAGAGCTAGTAATCTTTGCAAGTTGATAGAACGGGGTTATGCGAGCAGAATAGTTCTTTCTCTTGATATAACCAGAAAGTCTCAACTAAAAAAATATGGTGGTTATGGGCGCTCCTATATACTAGAATCTTTTGTGCCTATGCTTTTAAGAAATGGTATAAATCAAAAAGACATTGACATGATGATGATAGAAAATCCAAGACGTGTTTTCGGAGGTAGATAA
- a CDS encoding dipeptidase, which produces MQNEMQRRVKNIHANFTLVDAHIDLLFDVEKKRRKGERQIIENYYMPEFKEGGANIIVSSIYITEDYLPELGLRKALDQISAFYSDLDESKDKIKFIKSYSDVKEAMEKGIIGILLSFEGVDPLMNDIGLLRLFYELGVRGVGITWSRRNFAGDGCSFSKVKDKKNGLSQFGEKVVEEAERLGMMLDVSHLNEAGFWDVIKIASKPVIASHSNCRALYGIMRNLSDEQIKAIAATGGVIGINGVSSIVAEKYADVKALADHVDHLKAVAGIEHIGLGFDFCDKIFGNKTDSKDKKEGEDYDVIDSYPNIHKLTEELISRGYSDNEIRLIYGENFLRVYKTILR; this is translated from the coding sequence ATGCAAAACGAGATGCAGCGCCGGGTAAAAAATATCCATGCAAATTTTACACTAGTGGATGCACATATTGACTTGCTTTTCGATGTTGAAAAGAAAAGAAGAAAAGGAGAAAGGCAAATAATCGAAAACTATTATATGCCTGAATTTAAAGAAGGTGGAGCAAATATCATAGTTTCATCGATATATATCACTGAAGATTACCTTCCGGAATTAGGTTTAAGAAAAGCATTGGACCAGATAAGCGCTTTCTATTCGGACCTTGACGAGTCAAAAGACAAGATTAAATTTATAAAAAGCTATTCTGATGTAAAAGAAGCCATGGAAAAAGGAATTATCGGGATTCTGTTGTCATTTGAAGGCGTTGACCCATTGATGAACGATATAGGTTTGCTTCGACTTTTTTATGAGCTTGGAGTAAGGGGAGTAGGCATCACTTGGTCAAGACGAAACTTTGCAGGAGATGGATGCAGCTTTTCTAAGGTGAAAGATAAAAAGAATGGCCTTTCGCAATTTGGCGAAAAAGTTGTAGAAGAAGCCGAAAGGCTTGGAATGATGCTAGATGTCAGCCATTTAAACGAAGCTGGATTTTGGGATGTAATAAAGATTGCATCAAAACCTGTAATAGCATCCCATTCCAACTGCAGGGCTCTTTATGGAATAATGAGGAATTTGAGCGATGAGCAAATAAAAGCTATAGCCGCAACGGGCGGCGTAATAGGAATCAATGGTGTAAGCTCAATAGTTGCGGAAAAGTACGCAGATGTGAAAGCTTTGGCAGACCATGTAGATCATTTAAAAGCAGTGGCAGGCATAGAGCATATTGGTTTGGGTTTTGACTTTTGCGACAAAATATTTGGCAACAAGACAGACTCTAAAGACAAAAAAGAGGGCGAAGACTATGATGTAATAGACAGTTATCCGAATATACATAAACTTACAGAAGAGCTTATATCAAGAGGATATTCAGATAATGAAATTAGACTTATTTATGGAGAAAACTTTTTAAGGGTTTACAAAACTATTTTAAGGTAA
- the trhA gene encoding PAQR family membrane homeostasis protein TrhA — protein MREPVNTWTHFITFLAGIVGLVFLIVFSYNNPEKLITLTIYGASVIILYGASTAYHWAKTTPRKQLILRKLDHISIFILIAGTYTPVLYFGLEGTWRWVMLAIIWGLSLVGIIIKMFCVGVHRWVSTIFYIVLGWMAIVPMAKLIQAYPKEAILLLFLGGLSYTIGGIIYATKIFNFIPNKFGFHEVFHIFISVGSILHFAMIMKFVLPM, from the coding sequence ATGAGGGAACCAGTGAACACATGGACCCATTTTATCACTTTTTTAGCAGGTATTGTCGGTCTAGTCTTTTTAATTGTATTTTCATATAACAACCCTGAGAAACTGATTACGCTGACAATTTACGGAGCCAGTGTTATTATACTCTATGGAGCAAGCACTGCATACCATTGGGCCAAGACTACTCCTAGAAAACAGCTGATACTCAGGAAATTGGATCATATCTCAATTTTCATCTTAATAGCGGGCACATACACGCCAGTGCTCTATTTTGGCCTAGAAGGAACATGGAGGTGGGTAATGCTTGCGATTATTTGGGGACTTTCACTGGTAGGCATAATCATAAAGATGTTTTGTGTAGGAGTACACCGCTGGGTTTCCACGATATTTTATATTGTACTTGGTTGGATGGCTATAGTTCCAATGGCTAAATTAATCCAGGCATATCCGAAAGAGGCGATTTTGCTTTTGTTTTTAGGAGGCCTGTCTTATACCATTGGAGGAATAATCTATGCGACGAAGATTTTCAACTTTATTCCCAACAAATTTGGCTTCCATGAGGTCTTTCATATATTTATTTCTGTTGGGTCAATACTACACTTTGCAATGATTATGAAATTTGTATTGCCCATGTAA
- a CDS encoding Cof-type HAD-IIB family hydrolase: MANEYKWIVCDLDGTLLNSAGEITDENRKAIEILKTKGKEVIIATGRHDLIANKYLYELDLATPIIACNGALIKDVRTGEILYMKTMEPNVVAKLVDYCKDNRLDYLVYTPEGIYYSENSKRINLVREYNMSVKKELQAQSYSVKDLDISNQDIIKVLINDQNKHILERLNKDINTDNSLTIVSSGRGLIDIMSWGVSKGKALITLSKHLDISFEEIVVFGDNHNDISMFEVAGLSIAVDNAEEELKKAADYVTLSNDMSGVSYAIYKHILRTV; this comes from the coding sequence ATGGCAAATGAATATAAATGGATTGTATGTGATTTAGACGGAACACTGCTAAACTCTGCGGGAGAGATAACCGACGAAAACCGAAAAGCTATTGAGATTCTAAAAACAAAGGGCAAAGAGGTTATTATAGCAACCGGCAGACATGACCTTATTGCAAACAAATACCTTTACGAACTGGACTTGGCAACTCCTATAATAGCTTGTAACGGTGCATTGATAAAGGATGTTCGAACAGGTGAAATTTTGTATATGAAAACAATGGAGCCGAATGTTGTTGCAAAGCTTGTAGACTATTGCAAAGACAACCGCTTGGACTATTTAGTATATACTCCTGAGGGCATTTATTACAGTGAAAACTCAAAACGCATAAATTTAGTTAGAGAATATAACATGAGCGTAAAAAAGGAACTGCAAGCCCAAAGTTATAGTGTTAAGGATTTGGACATTTCCAATCAGGATATAATTAAAGTTTTGATAAACGACCAAAATAAACATATTTTGGAAAGGTTAAATAAAGATATAAATACAGATAACAGCTTGACTATCGTAAGTTCCGGAAGGGGTCTAATCGATATTATGAGTTGGGGCGTGTCAAAAGGCAAAGCGCTTATAACTCTATCTAAGCACCTTGATATCAGTTTTGAAGAAATTGTGGTTTTCGGCGACAACCACAATGATATAAGCATGTTTGAAGTAGCCGGCCTGTCCATTGCCGTGGATAATGCAGAAGAAGAACTGAAGAAAGCGGCGGATTATGTAACACTGTCAAATGATATGTCAGGAGTAAGCTATGCTATTTATAAGCATATATTAAGAACGGTATAA
- a CDS encoding aminotransferase class V-fold PLP-dependent enzyme, whose translation MQTFPLEFLTLSEAKKLQFKLVDTITHHFTGAEFLSMGDLGVVPGLGRPKTTAKVERVIADFFEAQDAALVRGAGTGAIRCALQAVLKAGDKILIHDAPIYSTTATTLEFMDIDTVKADMNDTNEVLKAINPGIKLVYIQHSRQKSSDSYNMYELINAIRKMTNIPIITDENYTVFKTKHIGTQVGASASCFSCFKLLGPEGIGCVVGVSEVIDRIRSMNYSGGGQVQGYEAMEVLRSMVFAPVMAAVQAEEITKIAKMINGGEIEGVEAAHIVNAQSRTILAKLSDPISSKVIEEANKLGAATHPVGAESRYEITPMFYRASGTFIKENPEMKDYMIRINPMRAGWETVIRILKEAVRKAR comes from the coding sequence TTGCAAACATTTCCATTAGAATTTTTAACTTTAAGTGAAGCTAAGAAACTTCAATTTAAGCTTGTAGACACTATTACTCATCATTTTACAGGGGCTGAGTTTTTGAGCATGGGTGATCTTGGAGTTGTACCAGGTTTAGGCAGACCCAAGACTACGGCAAAAGTGGAAAGAGTAATAGCGGATTTTTTCGAAGCGCAAGATGCTGCACTTGTTAGGGGAGCAGGAACAGGAGCCATTCGCTGTGCGTTGCAAGCAGTTCTAAAAGCCGGTGATAAAATCTTAATACATGATGCGCCAATTTACTCTACAACAGCTACAACTTTAGAATTTATGGATATTGATACTGTAAAGGCAGATATGAATGATACAAACGAGGTTTTAAAAGCTATAAATCCCGGTATCAAACTTGTATACATTCAGCATTCGAGACAGAAGAGTTCTGACAGTTACAATATGTATGAGCTCATTAATGCTATAAGAAAAATGACTAATATCCCAATAATTACCGATGAAAATTATACGGTTTTTAAAACGAAGCATATCGGAACTCAGGTTGGTGCATCGGCTTCTTGCTTTTCATGCTTTAAACTTTTAGGGCCTGAAGGCATAGGATGTGTTGTAGGTGTTAGTGAGGTAATAGACAGGATAAGAAGTATGAATTACTCAGGCGGAGGACAAGTTCAAGGATATGAAGCTATGGAGGTTTTGCGCTCGATGGTTTTTGCACCCGTAATGGCAGCTGTTCAAGCAGAAGAAATTACAAAAATTGCTAAAATGATAAATGGCGGAGAAATAGAAGGCGTAGAGGCTGCGCACATAGTTAATGCTCAATCAAGGACTATTTTAGCAAAATTATCAGATCCCATTTCTTCAAAAGTTATTGAGGAAGCTAATAAACTAGGTGCTGCAACACATCCTGTGGGAGCTGAATCCAGATATGAAATTACGCCAATGTTTTACAGAGCATCTGGTACATTCATAAAAGAGAATCCCGAAATGAAGGATTATATGATAAGAATAAATCCAATGAGAGCAGGATGGGAAACAGTAATAAGAATATTAAAAGAGGCAGTTAGAAAAGCAAGGTGA
- a CDS encoding PRD domain-containing protein — MDINNRIKILYDGGVIDGKVRDLALKTAAWLSQMGINVEDEKGNMFITHLAMSFQRIKDGNTVEALEDFIIDELQNNKNYPKAQDFIDFIEKEGKIKLPESEKGYILLHICSLMEKEC, encoded by the coding sequence ATGGATATTAATAACAGGATAAAAATTCTCTATGACGGAGGTGTTATTGATGGTAAAGTGAGGGACTTGGCATTAAAAACTGCTGCTTGGTTAAGCCAGATGGGCATAAATGTTGAAGATGAAAAGGGAAACATGTTTATTACGCACCTTGCCATGTCTTTTCAAAGGATAAAAGATGGCAATACAGTGGAAGCTTTAGAAGACTTTATAATAGACGAACTGCAGAATAACAAGAATTATCCCAAAGCCCAAGACTTTATCGACTTCATCGAAAAAGAAGGGAAAATCAAGCTGCCGGAAAGCGAGAAGGGGTATATATTACTTCATATATGCAGCTTAATGGAAAAGGAGTGTTAA
- a CDS encoding DUF2620 family protein, which translates to MIRIAVGGAIDKAKIAEIIRKIGGEAVDVKIMSDIEAAMAVKNGNADYYIGACATGGGGALALAMALIGAAKCATVSMPGKPPQSENVRKAVKEGKVAFGFTNDHIEKAVPMIVNAILNNKEE; encoded by the coding sequence ATGATTAGGATAGCAGTTGGCGGGGCTATTGATAAAGCTAAGATAGCTGAAATAATTAGAAAAATAGGAGGTGAGGCAGTAGATGTCAAGATAATGTCAGACATTGAAGCGGCTATGGCGGTAAAAAATGGAAATGCTGATTATTATATTGGAGCTTGTGCCACGGGAGGTGGTGGAGCTTTGGCCTTGGCTATGGCTCTGATAGGTGCTGCAAAATGTGCAACTGTATCGATGCCTGGAAAGCCACCCCAAAGTGAGAATGTGAGAAAAGCTGTAAAAGAAGGTAAAGTTGCTTTTGGATTTACAAATGATCATATTGAAAAAGCAGTGCCGATGATTGTAAATGCCATATTAAATAATAAGGAGGAGTAA
- a CDS encoding RDD family protein gives MQYKKADLFKRFLAALIDGIIASLLIYIPILGAIVSTVYLLTKDAVAFEITKNADFKNRSIGKKIMGLEVVSLEGKDIDWTISVKRNLPIAIGSAFGIVPILGWIIGSIVGFALMVVEIVLAVTDNDGRRLGDKWANTQVAESQDLKEKDDVIDI, from the coding sequence ATGCAGTATAAAAAGGCGGATTTATTCAAAAGGTTTCTTGCGGCATTGATTGACGGTATTATTGCGAGTTTACTTATATATATTCCGATATTGGGAGCAATTGTAAGCACGGTTTACCTTCTGACAAAGGATGCTGTGGCCTTTGAAATAACAAAAAATGCAGATTTTAAAAATCGTAGTATCGGTAAAAAGATTATGGGACTTGAAGTTGTTTCTCTGGAAGGCAAAGACATAGATTGGACAATATCTGTAAAGAGGAACTTACCTATTGCTATAGGCAGTGCTTTTGGCATAGTACCTATTTTGGGATGGATAATCGGCAGTATAGTCGGCTTTGCTCTGATGGTGGTTGAAATTGTATTGGCAGTAACAGATAATGACGGTAGAAGACTTGGCGATAAATGGGCAAATACCCAAGTGGCAGAAAGCCAGGATTTAAAAGAAAAAGATGATGTAATAGATATTTAA